Genomic DNA from Peribacillus simplex NBRC 15720 = DSM 1321:
GCGAAATCATCGTAAGATGGCGCGCTTTTAGCTTTCTTTGTAAAGTATTTGATGGCTGGTTTTGTTCATTTATGACAGGTGGTTGCAATTGCCGATTTTCCAAATTAGATTCCCCTCCAAAAATGCATATTTAATCTAGCACGAATAGGTAAAGTCGATCATTCCATCAATAGTCGTTTCCTGTATTTATTACTATTTCTAGGTCATATTCTCTAATGCTGAGACCGTTTTTGGATTCTGGGATCTATGTAGCATTTACATAAAGATGCTAGGCTTAAAAACCCATGTCAAAGGTCTATAAGCCTATTTTAAGATTCGGATATTCCGCACTTCCTATTATGCGGTAGGTAAACTCCTATGAATGAATGAATTCCAATCGATTTGATTTAACCAGCTTGCCGTAGCTTCAATATCTTTTGAAAAGATACGATCTTGTGTAATGCTTGGAATGAGCTTTCTTGCTTCCGTATAAAACTCTTTTGTAAACGGAGCCATCAATTCTATTCCACGGTATTCCACCGCTTGTAAGGCACAAATGAGCTCAATCGCCAAAACGCGGCGAACGTTTTGAATGATTTGATGTGCGTGTCGGGACCCAATCGTTCCCATGCTTACATGATCTTCCTGGTTCGCTGAAGATGGAATGGAATCAACACTTGCAGGATGTGCGAGTGTTTTATTCTCAGAGACGAGTGAAGCTGCACAATATTGCATGATCATCGCTCCCGACTGCAAGCCAGGTGACGGACTTAAGAATGGCGGTAAATCATTCAGCTGAGGATTGACGAGTCGCTCAATGCGGCGCTCTGAAATGTTCGCAAGCTCGGCAACAGCGATTTTCATGAAGTCCATCGCAAATGCAATCGGCTGGCCATGGAAGTTACCCCCTGAAATAACCTTTTCCCCATCGTCAAAAATAAGCGGATTATCCGTCGCAGCATTCATTTCGATCTCCAATTTCTCTTTTACATAATCAAGAGTTTGCCATGATGCACCATGCACTTGCGGGATGCAGCGGAGCGAATAAGCATCCTGTACCCGCAGTTCTCCTTGCTTGGTGATGAGCTGGCTGCCGCTGATCATGCGACGAATCCGTTCCGCGACCTCTGTTTGCTGGCGGTAACCGCGTGCTAGATGAACATCCTGATCAAAGGCATCTTCAATGCCGCGTAATCCTTCTAAAGTCAGTGAAGCAATCGCTTCAGTTTGATGGGCCAGCTGTTCAGCTTCAATGTAATTTACGAGGCCCATCCCCGTCATGGCCTGTGTTCCGTTAATTAATGCAAGACCTTCTTTTGCTTTAAGTGTCACTGGAAGAATGCCTTCCTTCGATAAAGCTACGATGGCCTCCATTCGCTCTCCTTTATAAAACACTTCCCCTTCTCCCATCAATACTAGCGCCAAATGGGAAAGCGGCGCCAAGTCCCCACTTGCCCCAAGAGAACCTTGCTGAGGGATGACCGGGTGGATATGAGCATTCAAAAGATCGATCAAACGTTCAATGACAACAGGACGGACACCGGAAAACCCTTTTAATAGTGCATTGGCACGGAGAAGGACCATTGCTCTCGAAACCACCTCAGGAAACGGCTCCCCGACTCCGCATGCATGAGAATGAATCAAATTCCACTGTAGCTGCTCTGCGTCCTCTGCATCAATCAAAACATCGCTGAACTTTCCAAAACCTGTTGTGATACCATAGATGACCTTCTTTTGTTTCACGATATTTTCAACCGCTTCCCGGCTTTTCTCAACTTTCTTAACACTCTCAGCAGAAGCCGTGACAAATGCCTCCCCATACAATACTTTTTTCGCTTCTTCAATCGTTAAAGTTTGGCCCGTTAACATAATCATTTCCTACACCCCTATTCTTTTTTTAAACAAACAAAAGGAGGCCATATTGACAGACTTATCCAGTCTTTCAATACAGCCCCCTAATTTACTAAATAACTATAGGCTTTTAATTATTTAAATGTGGTTAATTCCCAAGCCAACGGCTTCATGTTCAAATCCCCGAACCGGTGCTCCAATCGTTCCATACACGGCGACTGCAATCCATTCACCTTCGTCCCCGCTTTTAAACGGCCTACCCCGAACGATTGCAAACCGAAGGCCTGCAGTCCTCAAAAGACCGCCAAGCTCGACTTGGCCTCGTGTCACGCCTTGGAGTGCTTCGATGATCGCATGATACAGCGCATGCATTTCACGATACATATCGGGATTGACTAATCCAAGTCTTTTCGCTGATGTCTCAATGGCCGCAACTATTTTCTGCAGCTCCATTGAACCGACTTTACCTTTTCCATAAAGCCAATCCATCCGCTTTAGATCATTCGTCAATATGACTTCTTCCTCTTCGTCCGCAAACGCGTACATGATTGCATGGCGCCCGATTCTTCTGTCGAATTCCTTTGTCATGCAGGTACCTCTTTTACAATTTTCTAAATACACTAATAACTAAATATCATTGTAAGCGGATACAAGCTATTCGGTCAACATATTTTTTAAAATATTTCTTTTTGGGGATGATTTATAACACTCCAATCCTGCTTTCTACCGTAAAGCCCTCATTAATATCCTTTAAAAATCACCCATAATGCAAAAAAGCCCATTCTCATAAACGTCCTGGAAAATGGGCTTTTTTCTGAAATTTTTCTATACTTCTCCGTATATATTAAATGTTTTTCACGAGTAAATAGATAAAATACGGCGCTCCTAAAATCGAAACGATAATCCCCACTGGCAATTCCATTGGGGCCATGATGACTCTTCCTAAAGTATCGGCAGATAACAGCAATAATGAACCTAAGATTGCAGTCAGTGGAAGTAGTTTTGCATGTCTCGCCCCCACTAATCTCCTGGCTATATGCGGTGCAATCAGGCCTAAAAACGTAATGCCTCCGCCCACCGAAACGCATACACCTGCCAATGCGACTGAAATCAGCAGTAAAAGCCTGCGTTCCTTTTCTATCTGCACACCAACTCCAATGGCAATCGAGTCACCTAAGCGCAAAACATCCAATACTTTGGATTTATAAATCGCTAAAGGTATCAATAAGACCAACCACGGTAATAACGCCCATACAAAAGTCCAATTTGTCCCCCAGATCGTCCCGGATAACCAGATTAATGCCTTCATGAAATTGTTCGGTTCCATTTTCATCTGGAAGATGACCAGACCTGCACCGAATGCTGCATTAATTCCTATGCCTACCAATAATAGTCTCGCAGGCGTCACCTGCCCTTTCCCGACACAAATGGGAGGTCTTTCACTTTATGGAGATATACAATTATTCATTCGTTTCCAATGCTTCATAAATCGCAGTTACAACACTTCCATAGCTTCCTGTTTTGAAGAGGTCTCCGAAAAACTGATTGGAATTGGCTACAGGGTTAACGAGCGGAGAGTGCTTTTTATTTGTAAGTAAAACAATCCCTAAATCTATTTCGGGATCAATGATCGTGACTGTCCCAGTCCATCCAGTATGACCGTAAGCACTGTCGCTCGCATAAGGACTGAACATCCACTCCATGCTAGCATCGCCATTTCGTCTCCATCCAAGTCCATAGGTAGGATTCATCTCGGAAGGCGCCACGAATTCATCAATGGTTCCTTGATCAAACAACTTATGTTTACCGTATCCCCCGCCATTCAGCATAACCTGCAGAAGGACAGCCATATCTTTCGTATTGGAGAAAAGACCGGCATGCCCTGAAACGCCTCCCATCGAATAAAAGGCTTTTTCATCATGTACTTCCCCTTGAAGTGTGTATGTGCGAATGTTAGGGAAATCTATCACGCCATCCCGGGTGTTACCAAGCAATTCCGTTGCAGCAAAATCCTTTGGTTTAAAGCCCTTTTGAAGAGGATTGAACTTTGTATTTTTCAACCCAAGCGGCTTGTACAATTCATTTTCAACATAGCTGTCAAGCTGCTGACCCGTTATTTCTTCAACAATGGCGCCAAGCAGCATATAATCGACATCACTGTATACATTCTGTGTTCCAGGTACATATGTGAGCGGTGTTTTGGAAATGAACTCGATGGTCTTATCCCGTTCCTGGGAATAAAGTTCTTTAGAAACCTTTGGATTATGGTATTGCGGATCAGGTCTAAACCCTGCAGTATGATGAAGAACATCAATAATCCTCAGATTGTCCTTTCCTTTGATCACATCTTCCTCCGTGTCTTTGAATTCGGGTATGTATTGCTGAACTCTTGCCTGGATATTCAGCTTGCCTTCACTTACTAATTTCTGAATAGCAAAATTGGTTGCATACATCTTAGTGTTTGAAGCAAGGTCAAATAACGTGTCAGTTTCCATTTTCTGAAACTTCTTAAGAGGTGTATGTTCATTATATTTCTGTTTGTACCCGTAGCTTTCATTTTTAACGATCTTCCCGTCCTTTATGACAATCAGGGCAGCACCAGGGAAACCGGCAGCCACTTCCATTTCAATAAGCTGATCCACCTTTTCCAGCTTTTCAGACGAAAAGCCCGCTTCTTCTGGATTTTTTGCTTTCTTTAATATTGGATACTGACTGGCGGCTTCCTTATTTAGATTTTCATTAGCAAAAGACACGGATGGCGCTAGTAGGGAAAGTGCCAGAATTGAACTTAGTGTGAAGCTTGTCCATATATTCATCATTTTCCACCCCTTTGAAATCGCACTTTAGAAAATAAGGAACAACTTTACCTTTTGACCAATACCGATAGATAATATTCTCATTCATTCCATTCATTTTCCACCGGGCTTCACAATCCTATAAAGCGCTAATCGTGTATCCTTTTCCGTCCCTGGTTGTGATTAGATATCTAATTATCAAGTTGATAAATGTGAATATTTCCCAAAAGTGGATAATACTTAACAATAATTCTCAATTTTCAGTATATATGATTTCGAAAATCATTTCAATTTGTTATTTATATTTTTAAAATTACATTTCAATATCTTGAGCATAAGTCTTCTCCATTTCAAAGAGGAAAAGCCAATTATAAAAATAATTCCCTCATTTCATCGTTAATTAAGATACCCAGTAAAAGCACCGATAAAAAAACACCCTCTATTTTTTTCTTTCTAAAGCCTCACTAAACATCTCAATCAATTGTTCACGATTCATGTTTATTAAATCTCACTATAATCATTCGGATAAGTCCCAGATATCGATTTCTCTCCTTTCTCTCCTCTACTATATTCAAAATCACTTTTTCCACATAGCTATTGCGAAGTATAAATTGATGCAAATACGCTAGTGGCTTTTAACTTCATTGCATAAGAAACGAAGAAGATATTAATACTATTTGAGAAATAAAGGAATTTTACATAATTCTGCTGCTATCTGAGGCAAGTATAGGGTGATGAAAATGTGGAAAACGATTGTTTCCTACCTTCCAGAATGGCAGGTTTTTATACAAGCTTTTATTGTGTTTTTTATACCGTATTCAATCAGCAAATTGTTTAATTGGCTTCGTACCTCAAAGGGTGAGTGATGATAATGAAAGAGTGGATATCAAAGATTAGTAAAAAAGGAAAAGGTAATGATAAAGACAAACAAGAAGCATATACCTCCCAGGATACAACGTGTCAGTTTACAGATAATATTAATTTTAATCTTGATTGTGTTAAACAAGAAATCGGTCATAATTGGGATGTCCATTTTCGAGAATTTAATCTAGGGCGTACCGGTATTCGGTCAGTTATCATTTTTGCGGATGG
This window encodes:
- the hutH gene encoding histidine ammonia-lyase, whose protein sequence is MIMLTGQTLTIEEAKKVLYGEAFVTASAESVKKVEKSREAVENIVKQKKVIYGITTGFGKFSDVLIDAEDAEQLQWNLIHSHACGVGEPFPEVVSRAMVLLRANALLKGFSGVRPVVIERLIDLLNAHIHPVIPQQGSLGASGDLAPLSHLALVLMGEGEVFYKGERMEAIVALSKEGILPVTLKAKEGLALINGTQAMTGMGLVNYIEAEQLAHQTEAIASLTLEGLRGIEDAFDQDVHLARGYRQQTEVAERIRRMISGSQLITKQGELRVQDAYSLRCIPQVHGASWQTLDYVKEKLEIEMNAATDNPLIFDDGEKVISGGNFHGQPIAFAMDFMKIAVAELANISERRIERLVNPQLNDLPPFLSPSPGLQSGAMIMQYCAASLVSENKTLAHPASVDSIPSSANQEDHVSMGTIGSRHAHQIIQNVRRVLAIELICALQAVEYRGIELMAPFTKEFYTEARKLIPSITQDRIFSKDIEATASWLNQIDWNSFIHRSLPTA
- the pbp4b gene encoding penicillin binding protein PBP4B, encoding MNIWTSFTLSSILALSLLAPSVSFANENLNKEAASQYPILKKAKNPEEAGFSSEKLEKVDQLIEMEVAAGFPGAALIVIKDGKIVKNESYGYKQKYNEHTPLKKFQKMETDTLFDLASNTKMYATNFAIQKLVSEGKLNIQARVQQYIPEFKDTEEDVIKGKDNLRIIDVLHHTAGFRPDPQYHNPKVSKELYSQERDKTIEFISKTPLTYVPGTQNVYSDVDYMLLGAIVEEITGQQLDSYVENELYKPLGLKNTKFNPLQKGFKPKDFAATELLGNTRDGVIDFPNIRTYTLQGEVHDEKAFYSMGGVSGHAGLFSNTKDMAVLLQVMLNGGGYGKHKLFDQGTIDEFVAPSEMNPTYGLGWRRNGDASMEWMFSPYASDSAYGHTGWTGTVTIIDPEIDLGIVLLTNKKHSPLVNPVANSNQFFGDLFKTGSYGSVVTAIYEALETNE
- the hutP gene encoding hut operon transcriptional regulator HutP, translated to MTKEFDRRIGRHAIMYAFADEEEEVILTNDLKRMDWLYGKGKVGSMELQKIVAAIETSAKRLGLVNPDMYREMHALYHAIIEALQGVTRGQVELGGLLRTAGLRFAIVRGRPFKSGDEGEWIAVAVYGTIGAPVRGFEHEAVGLGINHI